The genomic stretch TAACTGAGCGTGTTAAACTATCACCAAGAAATACAATGTCTTGGGGGTTGATCGTTTTTTTCTGCAATCGCCTTACATATCTCTTATAAATAAGCGTATATAGTATCCAGGGTATTCGAACTGCCTGAGATTCATTTTTTTCCATTTTTTGTAATCTGCCCAATTAACCGAAATATACTTATTATTTATAGTTGCTGTTTGCAGTATCTATTTCAGTTCTAATTTTTTCCTTATTTTTTCAAGTGAGCTTTCTACATTTGTTCCTAACCATAATAAGTAAACATCTGGCTCTAAACTAACTAAATCAACCAAAAAGGGTCTTGCCCAGTTGTGGGTTTTGAAATATTGGACTTTTGATACGACACTGTCTTCTACAGCAAATAAAATCTTTTTATCTATTATATCATCCGGCACAGAAACATTGTAATGCTTTAAAAATTCTTTTAATATATTAAGTTCTTCATCCGAAAAATTGGTAGCTGAGTCCTTGTTGTAGTTTTCTTCTATACCGTCCAGTAAAAATGAATCAAAGGTAACGTAGAACAGGTTTGTGCGACTACAGTTAATTACACTACTATCCTCCAAAAAAAAGAGATACTCCCAGCCTTGCCTGAAAACTCTCTTTTCACAAGTATTAGTTCCCTGCACCAGTTTAAAGGTATCAGATAAAAATTCCCCTTTCCATACCTTTTTTATTTCGATTAAATGTGTATAGTACTCTGCACTAATCACCTTTCCGTGGAATATCTTTTTAGATTTTTCCACCTCCTCTTCAAAGGTGCTGACTACACAATCGCATGCAGATATATCACTTACAGCTATAACGATTAGGGATAGTACAACAGTAACTCTTTTCATATAGTTAACTCCTATGTTCATAATCACTACTCGGCACCATTTCTGCTTAGTAGAGTATACATATCAGGTATAAAACCAGGGAAAGAATAAAGCGAAAGGATGCTCTTTAAAGATAATTGATTTTTCTAAAGTTAGCACTCCATTTAAACAATGATTCTTCTGAAAGGAACAGATACATGAATGTTCTTCTACTTTATCCGGAATTCCCCGATACATTCTGGAGCTATAAACATGCCTTAAAGTTTGTAGATAAACGGGCTGTTTTGCCTCCTCTTGGGCTTGTAACCATTGCTTCTATGTTTCCTAAAGACTGGTCAGCGCGCCTTATCGATATGAATGTGGAGACACTTGATCACACCGATTTGGACTGGGCGGAAGCAGTATTTATCAGTGCAATGATCGTTCAGCGCCCATCTGCAGTAGAGGTTATGGCCAGATGCAGGGCAAAAGGGGTGCGCATCATTGCGGGTGGTCCTCTGTTCACCGAGAGCCCCGAGTCCTTTCCGGACGCGGATCATTTAGTGCTAAATGAAGCAGAACTGACTCTGCCTTACTTCCTTGATGATCTAAAACAGGGAAACCCAAAACGTATCTACAAAAGTGCTCTGTTTGCAACTATGAGCCAATCTCCAGTACCCAGATGGGAGCTTTTAAATCTTAATCATTATGTTGGCATGTCTGTTCAGTACAGTCGTGGGTGCCCTTTTCAGTGTGATTTCTGCAACGTTACATCACTATTAGGACATAGAGTGCGCACTAAAAGTTCTTCCCAAATTATCGCAGAGCTTGATGCTCTTTATGACCTGGGGTGGCGGGATGAAATCTTTTTTGTAGATGATAACTTCATAGGGAATAAAAAGATATTAAAACAGGACCTTTTACCGGCTTTGATTCGTTGGCGTAAAAAGAAGGAATGTATCAATTTCTATACTGAAGCGTCTATAAACCTGGCAGATGATCCTGAGCTTATGGCACTTATGATTGAGGCCGGCTTTGTCAGGGTGTTTATTGGAATTGAAACTCCGCAGATAGAAAATTTAGTCGAATGCGGCAAAATGCAAAACAAACATCGTAACCTCATTAATGATGTTAAAAAAATACAATGCGCGGGTCTTGAGGTTCAGGCTGGTTTTATTGTGGGCTTTGATAATGAAAAAGAGGATTTCTCTCAAAAACAGATCGAATTTATTCAAAAAAGCGGGATAATAACCGCAATGGTCGGAATACTTCAGGCTATCCCGGGCACCCGCCTCTATGATCGCCTAAAAAAAGAGGGACGTATTATGAAAGATGACTGCTCTGGAGATAACGG from Chitinispirillales bacterium ANBcel5 encodes the following:
- a CDS encoding radical SAM protein produces the protein MNVLLLYPEFPDTFWSYKHALKFVDKRAVLPPLGLVTIASMFPKDWSARLIDMNVETLDHTDLDWAEAVFISAMIVQRPSAVEVMARCRAKGVRIIAGGPLFTESPESFPDADHLVLNEAELTLPYFLDDLKQGNPKRIYKSALFATMSQSPVPRWELLNLNHYVGMSVQYSRGCPFQCDFCNVTSLLGHRVRTKSSSQIIAELDALYDLGWRDEIFFVDDNFIGNKKILKQDLLPALIRWRKKKECINFYTEASINLADDPELMALMIEAGFVRVFIGIETPQIENLVECGKMQNKHRNLINDVKKIQCAGLEVQAGFIVGFDNEKEDFSQKQIEFIQKSGIITAMVGILQAIPGTRLYDRLKKEGRIMKDDCSGDNGDGSTNIIPKMDINDLRKGYNHILQSIYSHDLFYKRIKILFRQLNPPPKKRKFQLVHLKACFLSVYLFGVISPYRWKYWNLMLWTLFNRPGLLREALTHSICGYHFRQIYNNYIKESNASKRTPTRAQKATETSAS